One genomic window of Paenibacillus xylanilyticus includes the following:
- a CDS encoding S-layer homology domain-containing protein produces MDKLRKPLIFMLSATLVLSSGPLMLPGKTYADPYSMPITLLQDDFSDGDYSASPAWDVSSGLWEVSSDPADASNQTLFQSDTGEGIISTGDIMSDMTVSMRFYTGDGQGYPGMLPRFQDKSNFYYFQMQVPANKLVFSKRVNGADTTLKSVDYSFAKHTWYTLKIVLSGPSIRGYIVENGANRLVFDLNDTTYSQGSIGIRNRWQSVHADDVIIAEPPPGNDAVLTADGQTSSSVSLQWTETAGATSYRLYRSTSPEAGYSLVADTESLGYVDDDLITDTVYYYKLAYEYGGMTESLWSAPLEVRTAATAPQAPGELKALALNTSSVKLSWPAVDKATGYRIVRSEAGSEQYEQVYEGQALTYTDQGLASGQGYSYRVTAYNAAGESEYAAAEVTTYLMDSPAEFTVSDVTSTSITLGWNALPGSDVTYSVSRSTSASGTYQEVYSGGANTFNDSGLTMGTGYYYILQATVDGVPSPASAPLSAATIRTSFTPGQLWPDLGGKPIDAHGAGFFYDEQTDKYYWYGEYHTGGWPAVGIRVYSSTDLLNWTDEGMALTMIQSMDDFENDPLISELYAGREDRVDIWADIRKGRIIERPKVIYNDKTKKYVMWAHMDGDKDPYNNSANYGKAQAGYAISDSPTGPFVYQKSYRMDRAPEGEKDYFPSDRGMARDMTLFKDDDGTAYLIYSSEENLTLYVSKLNEDYSDVTGWHKQGLTDEKGNPVRDATYQAEYGVDYVRVFPGGQREAPAMFKYQGKYYILTSGASGWSPNENKVTVADNIFGPWSTMTNPFIRTLPSDPDPGKAFGTQTTSVIPVDPEKGKFIYVGDTWNGGNFSNDGAKYVFLPIEFGIGSDIAIRWYDSWTPDLLNSMGKVDISDPLPEAVPLGKVPSLPATVNVRDGDVLVPTPAVWTVDNRAMTADDFAKPGPVTLQVTTPEYGNKKQAVRVYVIPENALYFVNSGGYETADYKRMGEFMKGSLVNSGTADQMYAPAEGRNWGYLSADALPSGSAGGDIYSTVRYLNGGNVSNSPKGSDLTYTFEVPNGTYDVYAGFNDPWTNTSRRANFLINGNNTGPVTYTPANVRSHTGIAVTENKLELTVRNTASQDPLISWIVIAKPDAPPPRDNTAGLNAEIADAASVTLRWDAQLGAASYKLYRSNKEQGEYNIVYSGSLREYTDNGLRLGTDYYYKVEAFDASGRTIRGLSAAYLVRTAEEAAADVAARITTLEQPSAGVKQLKLPVVPQGFTIKIAVSSLPSVIQTDGTIVPPSKETAVTLELEVTRTSDDSKAMTQPLTVYIPGYTPSPGGSGSDGSGGSSNGGSSNSGGQPGSGTPTPGNSSPKPESQKDRSILELQGVADKDGIVQTKVDASVIQEAFQAAPLTGTGLRQVELRQKPVSGASTYEVSLPASALADQGESRVFQIVTELGTLELPATLSTEDLAGRELAKVRIIRMELSKTVADQLGTQHGVRLELVMDGDAWPDTHGLKLHLPYLPLSGAERDRIVSFALNASHVAAPLPQSRYDQEKREVAFPVASAAGNYAAVSVQQKFTDIADVPWAKNALEALAVRGIVDAAENGSERQLHPKQEMTRGHYVQWLITALGLNGASAIPFSDVSTDASYYEAVNAARSLGITDGTGDGQFKPEATITRQEMITLTVRALQVAGFVEPESVSTDNLARFRDASAIRSYARDSVAILVDLGIVSGYNGEVKPLAEATRAESAALVYAMMDKLVWPN; encoded by the coding sequence TTGGATAAACTCAGAAAGCCACTCATATTCATGTTATCTGCTACGCTCGTGTTATCTTCCGGACCTTTGATGCTGCCAGGCAAGACATATGCTGATCCTTACAGCATGCCTATTACACTGCTGCAGGACGATTTTTCGGATGGGGATTACTCGGCTTCACCCGCATGGGACGTAAGCTCAGGTCTATGGGAGGTAAGCTCAGATCCTGCAGACGCATCGAACCAGACGCTTTTTCAGAGCGATACCGGGGAAGGTATTATCTCCACCGGCGACATTATGTCCGACATGACCGTATCCATGCGCTTTTACACGGGTGATGGTCAGGGATATCCGGGAATGCTGCCGCGGTTTCAGGATAAGAGCAATTTTTATTATTTTCAAATGCAGGTTCCAGCCAATAAACTCGTTTTCTCCAAGCGGGTGAATGGAGCGGATACCACCTTGAAGTCAGTGGATTATTCTTTTGCCAAACACACATGGTATACCCTGAAAATCGTGCTGTCAGGACCTTCCATTCGCGGGTACATCGTCGAAAACGGAGCAAATCGCTTGGTATTCGATTTGAACGATACGACATACAGTCAAGGCAGCATCGGCATACGAAATCGCTGGCAATCCGTTCATGCAGATGACGTAATCATCGCCGAGCCGCCGCCAGGAAATGATGCTGTGCTCACAGCCGATGGGCAGACGTCATCTTCGGTTTCGCTGCAGTGGACCGAGACAGCAGGTGCGACCAGCTATCGCCTGTATCGTTCCACCTCGCCTGAAGCGGGATATTCCTTGGTGGCGGATACCGAATCACTCGGTTATGTAGACGATGATTTAATCACCGATACGGTCTATTATTACAAGCTCGCCTATGAATACGGGGGAATGACGGAATCGTTATGGTCGGCACCACTCGAGGTTCGGACAGCAGCAACCGCACCGCAGGCTCCAGGAGAATTGAAAGCTCTGGCCCTGAATACATCCAGTGTGAAATTGTCTTGGCCAGCTGTGGATAAGGCAACCGGATACCGTATCGTCCGTTCAGAGGCGGGCAGTGAGCAATATGAGCAGGTGTACGAAGGGCAGGCACTCACTTACACGGATCAAGGTCTTGCATCCGGCCAAGGCTACAGCTATCGCGTAACGGCGTATAATGCAGCCGGAGAGTCCGAATATGCAGCTGCAGAGGTGACAACGTACCTGATGGATTCCCCAGCCGAATTTACCGTTTCGGACGTGACCAGTACGTCGATTACCCTTGGGTGGAATGCGCTCCCCGGTTCGGATGTTACCTATTCCGTATCCAGATCCACCAGTGCAAGTGGGACGTATCAAGAGGTCTATAGCGGCGGGGCTAACACGTTTAACGATAGCGGCCTGACAATGGGCACAGGATATTATTATATTCTTCAGGCAACTGTGGATGGTGTTCCTTCTCCTGCATCTGCACCGCTGAGTGCTGCCACAATACGCACGAGCTTTACACCGGGCCAGTTATGGCCGGATCTTGGCGGCAAGCCCATCGATGCCCATGGGGCGGGCTTTTTCTACGATGAGCAGACAGATAAGTACTATTGGTATGGGGAATATCATACGGGAGGATGGCCTGCCGTTGGTATTCGCGTGTATTCATCGACGGATCTGCTGAACTGGACGGATGAAGGCATGGCACTCACGATGATTCAGTCCATGGATGATTTCGAGAATGATCCACTGATTTCCGAATTGTATGCTGGGCGTGAAGATAGGGTGGACATTTGGGCCGATATCCGTAAAGGGCGAATTATTGAACGTCCGAAGGTGATCTATAATGACAAAACGAAAAAGTACGTCATGTGGGCTCACATGGATGGAGACAAGGATCCCTACAACAATAGTGCCAATTACGGAAAAGCACAGGCTGGTTATGCCATTAGCGATTCGCCAACAGGGCCGTTCGTTTACCAAAAGAGCTACCGGATGGACAGAGCTCCGGAAGGGGAGAAAGATTACTTCCCAAGCGATCGGGGCATGGCACGTGACATGACTTTATTCAAGGACGATGACGGTACGGCATACCTGATCTATTCCAGTGAGGAAAATCTGACCCTGTATGTTTCTAAACTGAACGAAGATTACAGCGATGTAACAGGTTGGCATAAGCAAGGTCTCACGGATGAGAAAGGCAATCCGGTACGAGATGCTACGTATCAAGCGGAATATGGCGTCGATTACGTGAGAGTATTCCCTGGTGGACAACGCGAAGCGCCTGCCATGTTCAAGTATCAGGGGAAATATTACATCTTGACCTCCGGTGCGTCAGGATGGTCCCCGAACGAAAACAAGGTAACGGTGGCGGATAACATTTTTGGTCCATGGTCCACAATGACGAATCCATTCATACGAACACTGCCGAGCGATCCTGATCCAGGCAAGGCATTCGGCACGCAGACTACATCCGTCATTCCTGTTGACCCGGAAAAAGGGAAATTCATTTATGTGGGGGATACGTGGAACGGCGGTAATTTCTCCAATGATGGGGCTAAATACGTGTTCTTGCCGATTGAGTTTGGCATAGGCTCCGATATTGCGATTCGGTGGTACGACAGCTGGACCCCTGATCTGCTGAATTCCATGGGTAAGGTGGACATCTCCGACCCGCTGCCTGAGGCTGTGCCTCTCGGGAAAGTGCCTTCTCTGCCAGCAACAGTGAACGTGCGGGATGGAGATGTGCTTGTGCCAACACCAGCCGTATGGACGGTGGATAACCGGGCGATGACTGCAGATGATTTTGCCAAACCGGGACCGGTTACGCTGCAGGTCACGACACCGGAGTATGGCAACAAGAAACAGGCAGTCCGAGTATATGTCATACCGGAGAACGCACTTTATTTCGTGAACAGCGGAGGCTATGAAACGGCAGATTACAAACGAATGGGTGAATTTATGAAAGGTTCGCTAGTCAATTCGGGAACGGCTGACCAGATGTATGCACCGGCGGAAGGACGGAATTGGGGATATCTTAGTGCTGATGCACTGCCATCCGGTTCAGCTGGCGGGGATATCTACTCTACCGTGCGTTATTTGAACGGTGGCAATGTGAGCAATTCACCCAAGGGCAGCGATCTTACCTATACCTTTGAAGTGCCGAATGGAACTTATGATGTGTACGCAGGATTTAACGATCCGTGGACCAATACGTCCCGCAGAGCAAACTTCCTGATTAACGGCAATAACACGGGGCCGGTGACGTATACGCCTGCTAATGTCAGATCTCATACAGGTATTGCCGTTACGGAGAATAAGCTTGAACTGACGGTGCGCAATACGGCATCACAGGACCCGCTTATCAGCTGGATCGTCATCGCCAAGCCGGATGCACCACCACCGAGGGATAACACGGCCGGGCTGAATGCTGAAATAGCCGATGCAGCGAGTGTTACGCTTCGCTGGGATGCCCAGCTAGGTGCAGCAAGCTACAAGCTCTACCGTTCGAACAAGGAACAGGGGGAGTATAATATCGTTTACAGCGGTAGTCTTCGGGAATACACCGACAACGGGCTGCGTCTTGGCACGGATTACTATTACAAAGTGGAGGCCTTTGACGCTTCGGGGCGCACCATTCGCGGTTTATCTGCTGCTTATCTAGTGCGTACCGCTGAAGAGGCCGCTGCTGATGTGGCTGCACGGATTACAACCTTGGAGCAGCCTTCTGCAGGCGTCAAGCAGTTAAAACTGCCTGTAGTACCGCAAGGCTTTACTATAAAGATCGCTGTAAGCTCGTTACCATCCGTCATTCAAACCGATGGAACAATCGTGCCGCCATCCAAGGAAACTGCGGTGACATTGGAACTGGAGGTCACTCGAACCTCGGATGACAGCAAAGCCATGACCCAGCCGTTAACGGTGTACATACCTGGGTATACGCCTTCCCCGGGCGGATCCGGCTCGGATGGTTCAGGTGGAAGTTCTAATGGAGGCTCGAGCAATTCCGGAGGACAACCGGGGTCTGGTACTCCAACACCAGGGAATTCTTCGCCAAAACCTGAATCACAAAAAGATCGTTCCATTCTTGAGTTACAAGGGGTGGCAGATAAGGATGGGATTGTGCAGACGAAAGTGGATGCTTCTGTAATCCAAGAAGCCTTCCAAGCTGCACCTCTTACAGGTACGGGACTCCGTCAGGTTGAACTTCGACAGAAACCTGTCTCAGGTGCAAGCACTTATGAAGTGTCCCTGCCAGCCTCGGCATTGGCGGATCAAGGCGAATCGCGTGTGTTCCAGATCGTTACGGAACTGGGAACACTAGAGCTCCCTGCGACGCTGTCAACAGAAGACTTGGCAGGCCGCGAACTGGCTAAGGTGCGAATCATCCGCATGGAGCTGTCAAAAACAGTCGCCGATCAACTCGGAACGCAGCATGGAGTACGCCTTGAACTCGTTATGGATGGAGATGCTTGGCCAGATACACATGGGCTGAAGCTTCACCTGCCTTACCTACCGCTGTCAGGTGCAGAGCGAGACCGAATTGTATCGTTCGCGTTGAATGCGAGCCATGTGGCAGCCCCGTTGCCGCAAAGCCGTTACGATCAAGAGAAGAGGGAGGTAGCATTCCCCGTAGCGTCGGCAGCAGGAAATTATGCAGCCGTATCTGTGCAGCAGAAATTCACAGATATTGCCGATGTGCCATGGGCCAAGAATGCATTGGAGGCACTGGCTGTCCGCGGCATCGTGGATGCAGCTGAAAACGGCAGCGAACGGCAATTACATCCGAAACAGGAGATGACGCGCGGTCATTACGTGCAGTGGCTGATTACGGCACTCGGCTTGAATGGTGCGTCTGCCATTCCGTTCTCGGATGTAAGTACTGACGCTTCGTACTACGAAGCTGTTAATGCCGCTCGTTCGCTTGGCATTACTGACGGCACGGGAGATGGGCAATTTAAGCCCGAAGCCACCATCACCCGTCAGGAAATGATCACGCTGACGGTAAGAGCACTGCAGGTTGCAGGATTCGTCGAACCCGAATCGGTTTCCACGGATAACCTCGCTCGCTTCCGCGACGCATCTGCAATCCGTTCATATGCCCGGGACAGTGTGGCCATTTTAGTGGATCTGGGTATCGTTAGCGGGTACAACGGCGAGGTCAAGCCGCTTGCCGAAGCGACCCGTGCTGAATCGGCTGCGCTTGTGTACGCAATGATGGACAAATTGGTGTGGCCCAACTGA
- a CDS encoding assimilatory sulfite reductase (NADPH) flavoprotein subunit gives MELQVTNSPFNQEQVELLNRLIPTLNDSQKTWLSGYLTAIQGIAAVAAGTGAAPNVQAEAVAAVSVPPASREVTVLYGSQTGNSSGLSKKLAKKLEEQGLQVTLSSMGDFKPNGLKKIENLLIVVSTHGEGEPPDNAIPLHEFLNSKRAPKLDGLKYSVLALGDTSYEFFCQTGKDFDQRLQELGGTPIVPRVDCDVDFDEAAAEWMNDVLASLSSTPATAGTLSSEAVVAAVSGGESEYNRTNPFKAEVLENLNLNGRGSDRETRHIELSLEGSNLDYDPGDSLGVFPENHPRLVDELIAAMGWNADERVTVNKSGEQVSVYEALLRYFEITAVTKPVVQELAKLSPDSGLADLLANDAEFRNVMNSCDLLDLVQDYNLKGIPAGEFVAVLRKIPARLYSIASSSKSFPDEVHLTVRTVRYEARGRERYGVCSVHLAERIEAGDSLPVYIQHNPNFKLPENPDAPIIMIGPGTGVAPFRSFLGEREETGAQGKTWLFYGDQHFLTDFLYQTEWQRWLKDGVLTKMDVAFSRDTEHKVYVQHRMLENSKELYQWLQEGAVIYVCGDEKKMAHDVHGALATILEQEGGLTSEQASEYLTRLQQEKRYQRDVY, from the coding sequence GTGGAACTTCAAGTTACAAACAGCCCATTTAATCAGGAACAGGTTGAGCTGCTCAACCGTCTTATTCCTACATTGAACGATTCACAAAAGACTTGGCTTAGCGGATATTTAACAGCTATTCAGGGGATTGCAGCAGTAGCGGCCGGAACAGGTGCAGCACCGAACGTACAGGCGGAAGCGGTAGCGGCTGTCAGTGTACCTCCAGCTTCCCGGGAAGTGACGGTACTCTACGGATCCCAAACAGGGAACTCCAGCGGATTATCGAAGAAGCTGGCTAAAAAATTGGAAGAGCAAGGTCTTCAGGTGACGTTATCATCCATGGGAGATTTCAAACCGAACGGACTGAAAAAAATTGAGAATCTGCTCATTGTTGTCAGTACTCACGGTGAAGGCGAACCGCCGGATAATGCGATTCCGCTTCATGAGTTCCTGAACAGCAAACGCGCTCCGAAGCTTGATGGATTAAAATATTCCGTGCTGGCGCTGGGCGATACGTCGTACGAGTTCTTCTGCCAAACTGGCAAGGATTTCGACCAGCGTCTGCAGGAGCTTGGTGGTACGCCAATTGTTCCTCGTGTAGACTGTGACGTTGATTTTGACGAAGCGGCTGCGGAATGGATGAATGACGTTCTTGCCTCCCTTAGCAGCACGCCAGCGACGGCGGGCACCCTATCCAGCGAAGCTGTTGTCGCTGCGGTGAGTGGCGGGGAATCCGAATACAATCGGACCAACCCATTCAAGGCAGAAGTGCTGGAGAATCTTAATCTGAACGGCAGGGGATCAGACCGTGAGACTCGTCATATCGAATTGTCCCTGGAAGGTTCCAATCTGGACTACGATCCGGGAGACAGCCTGGGTGTATTCCCGGAAAATCATCCTCGCCTGGTAGATGAGCTGATTGCAGCCATGGGATGGAATGCCGATGAACGTGTAACGGTGAACAAATCCGGTGAGCAGGTATCGGTATATGAAGCGTTGCTGCGCTATTTCGAAATTACTGCTGTGACCAAACCTGTAGTCCAGGAGCTTGCAAAACTAAGTCCTGACAGTGGACTTGCCGATTTGCTTGCAAATGACGCCGAGTTCCGCAATGTTATGAACAGCTGTGATCTGCTGGATCTGGTACAGGATTATAATCTGAAGGGCATACCGGCGGGAGAATTTGTCGCCGTTCTTCGTAAAATCCCTGCACGCTTATATTCCATCGCCAGCAGTTCGAAGTCATTCCCGGATGAAGTACATCTTACGGTGCGTACGGTGCGTTACGAAGCGCGCGGAAGAGAGCGTTATGGAGTTTGTTCAGTTCATCTCGCAGAGCGGATTGAGGCAGGAGACAGCCTACCCGTGTACATTCAGCATAACCCGAACTTCAAATTGCCGGAGAACCCGGATGCCCCAATCATCATGATCGGGCCTGGAACGGGAGTAGCCCCATTCAGATCGTTCCTGGGTGAGCGTGAAGAAACGGGCGCGCAGGGCAAAACGTGGTTGTTCTACGGGGATCAACATTTTCTCACGGATTTCCTATATCAAACGGAATGGCAGCGCTGGCTCAAAGACGGCGTTCTCACCAAGATGGATGTGGCCTTCTCTCGGGATACGGAGCATAAGGTATATGTTCAGCACCGGATGCTGGAGAATAGCAAAGAGCTGTATCAATGGCTTCAGGAAGGCGCAGTCATTTATGTATGCGGTGATGAGAAAAAAATGGCGCATGATGTTCATGGCGCACTTGCTACCATTCTTGAACAAGAGGGCGGTTTGACTTCTGAGCAGGCTTCGGAGTATCTGACTAGGTTGCAACAGGAAAAACGTTATCAGCGGGACGTGTATTAA
- the cysI gene encoding assimilatory sulfite reductase (NADPH) hemoprotein subunit, with protein sequence MAYNNLLNPQRANSDVEDIKIKSNYLRGSLTETLADRISGSIPEDDNRLMKHHGSYMQDDRDLRNERNKSKLEPAYQFMLRVRASGGIVTPEQWLMMDRVAHKYANGTIRLTTRQSFQLHGVLKWDLKNTIREVNDSLLSTLAACGDVNRNVMCNPNPNQSDVHAEVYEWACQVSNHLDPRTRAYHELWLDGEKVIDTGASDEEVEPIYGKVYLPRKFKIGIAVPPSNDVDVFSQDLGFIAIVENGKLQGFNVSVGGGMGMSHGDPKTYPQVSKVIGFCTPEQMIDVAEKTVMIQRDYGDRAVRKHARFKYTIDDRGLAWFVDELTSRLGWSLEAARAYHFDHNGDRYGWVKGSNGKWHYTLFIQNGRVKDIDGYPLMTGLREIAKIHNGDFRLTANQNLIIGNISSQKKKKIEALIQQYNLTDGAHYSALRRSSMACVALPTCGLAMAESERYLPSLIDKLEPVLDEAGLRDEEIVIRMTGCPNGCARPMLAEVSFIGKAPGKYNMYLGGSFTGHRLNKLYKENIGEAEILDTLTPMVHQYARERHEGEHFGDFVIRAGYVPEVLDGQQFHA encoded by the coding sequence ATGGCTTATAATAACTTACTGAATCCGCAGCGCGCCAATAGTGATGTGGAAGATATAAAGATCAAAAGTAATTACTTGCGCGGCAGTCTTACCGAAACACTGGCGGACCGTATTAGCGGTTCGATTCCGGAGGATGACAACCGGCTGATGAAGCATCACGGTAGCTATATGCAGGATGACCGTGATCTGCGCAACGAACGAAACAAGTCGAAGCTTGAGCCAGCTTACCAGTTCATGCTGCGTGTACGAGCTTCGGGCGGAATTGTCACTCCTGAGCAATGGCTCATGATGGACCGAGTCGCCCATAAATATGCTAACGGAACCATTCGCTTGACTACACGTCAGTCTTTCCAGCTTCATGGTGTATTAAAATGGGATCTCAAAAACACGATTCGTGAGGTGAACGATTCCCTGCTGAGTACACTTGCGGCATGTGGAGACGTGAACCGGAACGTGATGTGTAATCCGAACCCGAATCAGTCGGATGTGCACGCAGAAGTGTATGAGTGGGCTTGTCAGGTGAGTAACCATCTGGATCCACGTACTCGCGCATATCATGAGTTGTGGTTGGATGGAGAGAAAGTCATCGATACCGGAGCGAGTGACGAGGAAGTGGAACCAATCTACGGCAAAGTATATTTGCCGCGGAAGTTCAAGATCGGGATTGCGGTTCCTCCATCCAATGATGTCGATGTATTCTCACAGGATCTTGGGTTTATCGCCATCGTCGAGAACGGCAAGCTGCAGGGATTCAACGTGTCGGTCGGCGGCGGAATGGGGATGTCGCATGGTGATCCGAAGACATATCCACAAGTATCCAAAGTCATCGGCTTCTGCACACCGGAGCAAATGATTGATGTTGCGGAGAAAACGGTCATGATTCAGCGGGACTATGGTGATCGTGCCGTACGCAAGCACGCACGTTTCAAATATACCATCGATGACCGCGGGCTCGCCTGGTTCGTAGATGAGTTGACGAGCCGCCTGGGCTGGAGCTTGGAAGCAGCGCGTGCTTACCATTTTGATCATAACGGAGATCGTTACGGCTGGGTCAAAGGCAGCAATGGTAAATGGCATTATACGTTGTTTATCCAAAACGGACGGGTAAAAGATATCGACGGCTATCCGCTTATGACGGGATTGCGTGAAATTGCGAAGATTCATAACGGCGATTTCCGGCTGACAGCCAACCAAAACCTGATTATCGGGAACATCAGCAGTCAGAAGAAGAAAAAAATCGAAGCACTGATTCAGCAGTATAATCTTACAGATGGCGCTCACTATTCGGCTCTGCGCCGGAGCTCCATGGCGTGTGTGGCACTTCCTACCTGTGGTCTGGCCATGGCAGAGTCCGAGCGCTACCTGCCGTCCTTGATCGACAAGCTGGAACCTGTCCTGGATGAAGCAGGGCTGAGAGACGAAGAGATCGTCATTCGTATGACTGGATGCCCGAATGGTTGTGCACGCCCAATGCTCGCCGAGGTTTCATTTATCGGGAAGGCTCCGGGCAAATACAATATGTATCTGGGCGGCAGTTTTACGGGTCATCGTCTGAACAAGCTTTACAAAGAAAATATTGGTGAAGCAGAGATCCTGGATACGTTAACTCCGATGGTGCATCAGTATGCGAGAGAACGTCATGAAGGGGAACATTTCGGTGATTTTGTTATTCGTGCCGGTTATGTGCCTGAAGTGCTGGACGGCCAGCAGTTTCATGCCTGA
- a CDS encoding YebC/PmpR family DNA-binding transcriptional regulator has protein sequence MGRKWNNIKEKKASKDANTSRVYAKFGVEIYVAAKKGEPDPEANRALKVVLERAKTYNVPKAIIDRAMEKAKGSGDENYEELRYEGFGPNGAMVIVDALTNNVNRTAPEVRSAFNKNGGNMGVSGSVAYMFDPTAVIGVEGKNSEEVLEILLEADVDVRDIVDEDESVIVYAEPDQFHAVQEAFKAAGVTEFTVAELTMLAQNHIELPEDAQAQFEKLIDALEDLEDVQQVYHNVEFV, from the coding sequence ATGGGTCGTAAGTGGAATAATATTAAGGAAAAAAAAGCTTCAAAAGATGCAAATACAAGCCGGGTTTATGCCAAGTTCGGCGTTGAGATTTATGTAGCTGCCAAGAAGGGTGAACCAGACCCGGAGGCAAACCGCGCACTAAAAGTCGTGCTGGAACGTGCGAAAACGTATAATGTACCAAAAGCGATTATCGATCGTGCGATGGAAAAGGCCAAAGGCAGCGGGGACGAGAACTATGAAGAGCTGCGTTATGAAGGCTTCGGACCAAATGGTGCGATGGTCATCGTGGATGCACTCACCAACAATGTGAACCGGACTGCACCTGAAGTTCGCTCCGCGTTCAACAAAAACGGCGGGAACATGGGTGTCAGCGGTTCGGTTGCTTACATGTTTGATCCCACTGCGGTCATCGGCGTAGAGGGTAAAAACTCTGAAGAAGTACTGGAAATCCTGCTCGAAGCAGACGTTGATGTACGGGATATCGTGGATGAGGATGAATCCGTGATTGTATACGCGGAGCCAGATCAATTCCATGCCGTACAGGAAGCTTTCAAAGCTGCTGGTGTTACCGAGTTCACCGTAGCCGAGCTGACAATGCTGGCGCAAAACCATATTGAACTTCCCGAGGATGCACAGGCTCAATTCGAAAAACTGATTGATGCCCTGGAAGACCTTGAAGATGTTCAGCAAGTGTACCACAACGTAGAGTTTGTATAA
- a CDS encoding DMT family transporter, translating to MVTGILLALLAGSLVSLQTVFNSKVNEKTGSWSTTTMVLFTGFLASFLISLLVEGKNTFSFQHMQPWYWISGAIGVGVVFCLVQGMKLLGPTFAISIVLTSQLSFALLFDSMGWLGLEKIPFSWNQLLGVLVIVGGIVLFKFGGSKSNTAEKPRRALRSDS from the coding sequence ATTGTTACGGGTATTTTGCTCGCATTACTTGCAGGTTCACTCGTCAGTCTGCAAACCGTTTTTAATAGTAAAGTTAATGAAAAGACCGGGTCATGGTCCACGACAACGATGGTTCTTTTCACCGGATTTCTTGCCTCATTCCTGATTTCGCTGCTCGTGGAAGGCAAAAACACGTTCAGTTTCCAGCATATGCAGCCATGGTACTGGATAAGTGGTGCTATCGGGGTAGGCGTCGTATTCTGTCTCGTTCAGGGCATGAAGCTGCTCGGGCCTACCTTTGCCATATCCATTGTCCTGACCTCCCAACTGAGTTTTGCCCTGTTGTTTGATTCGATGGGTTGGCTTGGGCTGGAGAAGATCCCCTTCTCCTGGAATCAGCTGCTCGGGGTGCTTGTCATCGTGGGGGGGATTGTACTGTTCAAATTTGGCGGTAGTAAAAGCAATACAGCGGAGAAACCTCGACGTGCTCTGCGGTCCGATTCATAA
- a CDS encoding Crp/Fnr family transcriptional regulator produces the protein MEEVHDENQLLHYLKQYQLETVFPEPLRPLMTICHFEKCELICRQGEASEYLYVLVEGKIKIFTTSAQDKTLVLCFKTPLEVVGDVEYVRESHIINTVQAVTPVVMLRIHYRHLAEHAGDYAPLLQFLLKIISHKFYIDSNFSSFNLMYPVEVRLASYLLSISTEEAGAVVHEGLDSFNLTDIANLIGTSYRHLNRVIQKLCTDGFIERNQGFIQVKDRAGLRQIAGHNIYE, from the coding sequence ATGGAAGAAGTCCATGATGAAAATCAATTGCTGCACTACTTGAAGCAGTACCAGCTCGAAACCGTATTCCCCGAGCCCCTGCGTCCATTGATGACCATATGTCATTTTGAAAAATGTGAATTGATCTGCCGACAAGGCGAAGCATCCGAATACTTATATGTGCTGGTTGAAGGCAAAATCAAGATTTTTACGACGTCTGCCCAGGACAAAACACTCGTGCTCTGCTTCAAAACCCCACTTGAAGTTGTTGGGGACGTGGAGTATGTCCGGGAAAGTCACATCATCAATACCGTGCAGGCTGTCACGCCTGTCGTCATGCTGCGTATCCACTACCGACACCTGGCCGAACATGCAGGCGACTACGCCCCTTTGCTTCAATTTTTGCTAAAGATCATTTCTCATAAGTTCTATATTGATTCAAACTTCTCAAGCTTCAACCTGATGTACCCGGTCGAGGTGCGGTTAGCCAGCTACCTGCTGTCTATCTCCACCGAGGAGGCAGGTGCCGTCGTACATGAAGGGCTGGATTCGTTCAATCTGACGGACATTGCCAATCTGATCGGCACAAGCTATCGGCATCTAAATCGGGTCATTCAGAAGCTATGTACGGACGGGTTCATTGAACGCAACCAAGGTTTTATTCAGGTCAAGGATCGAGCCGGTTTGCGTCAAATTGCAGGTCACAACATCTATGAATAA